The following are encoded in a window of Manduca sexta isolate Smith_Timp_Sample1 chromosome 16, JHU_Msex_v1.0, whole genome shotgun sequence genomic DNA:
- the LOC115446515 gene encoding NADH dehydrogenase [ubiquinone] iron-sulfur protein 5, with product MSISPFIRSPFTDITGGMVSHQQLGRCQKEEARYMDCLEVYGLERGKVKCAHLFSDFHECQTWTKQFKRFVVMRAERERQIAEGKLTGDKEYVSPKVDSY from the exons atgtctatttcaccATTCATTCGTTCTCCTTTCACGGACATCACTGGTGGCATGGTGTCCCACCAGCAACTCGGCCGCTGTCAGAAGGAGGAGGCACGGTACATGGACTGCCTGGAGGTATACGGCTTGGAGCGTGGTAAAGTGAAGTGCGCTCATTTGTTCAGCGATTTCCATGAATGCCAGACCTGGACCAAGCAGTTCAAGCGGTTTGTT GTAATGCGTGCTGAGAGGGAAAGACAAATAGCCGAAGGAAAACTAACTGGAGATAAAGAATATGTCAGCCCCAAAGTGGACAGTTATTAA